A region of Dermochelys coriacea isolate rDerCor1 chromosome 1, rDerCor1.pri.v4, whole genome shotgun sequence DNA encodes the following proteins:
- the TEX52 gene encoding testis-expressed protein 52, with protein MTTWAEREFLCKERHTTWLGFSPRAYHKLAVARPPCTDRKIKVRQKLRCPWEDTSRWHTWGYHTWLDVGRLPPLFPSRPDIPYDSNVWRWITTPRTYCMPQPPVPPPSEMDGNTYLKFITQGALFFDQKHKERAVARIQKELQECKRLKTMSECRAPPLNSQGNILPPQDFKRYRHLTAGRGMQSLCVQLQPVRPATRDCWDWPCPSLQPHYQEAALRLALRNSSPVYEELLRKYKKLAVSGRQTAYHNTPSKQNPEH; from the exons ATGACCACTTGGGCAGAGCGTGAGTTCTTGTGTAAAGAGAGGCATACCACATGGCTAGGGTTTTCCCCAAGAGCTTATCATAAACTGGCAGTTGCAAGACCACCATGCACGGACAGAAAGATCAAAGTTCGTCAGAAACTACGCTGCCCCTGGGAAGACACTAGCCGCTGGCACACCTGGGGATATCACACCTGGCTGGATGTAGGGAGGCTGCCACCACTCTTCCCTTCGAGGCCAGACATACCTTATGACAGCAATGTGTGGCGATGGATTACTACTCCCAGGACATACTGCATGCCCCAGCCACCCGTCCCACCTCCCTCAGAGATGGATGGGAACACTTACCTCAAGTTCATCACACAGGGAGCTCTGTTTTTCGACCAGAAACATAAGGAAAGAGCTGTGGCCCGAATACAGAAAGAGCTTCAAGAATGCAAGCGACTGAAGACTATGAGCGAGTGCCGAGCTCCCCCCCTAAACAGCCAGGGAAATATTTTGCCTCCTCAGGATTTCAAACG ATACAGACACCTGACTGCAGGAAGAGGCATGCAATCTCTCTGTGTCCAGCTGCAGCCAGTCAGACCTGCAACTAGGGACTGTTGGGATTGGCCTTGCCCCAGTCTCCAACCCCATTACCAAGAGGCAGCACTGAGACTTGCCTTGAGGAATAGCAGTCCAGTCTATGAAGAATTGCTGAGGAAATACAAGAAGCTGGCCGTGTCTGGAAGACAAACAGCGTACCATAACACTCCCAGCAAACAGAACCCAGAACACTAG